In one Betta splendens chromosome 14, fBetSpl5.4, whole genome shotgun sequence genomic region, the following are encoded:
- the trpc6a gene encoding short transient receptor potential channel 6a produces the protein MNHRTLALHRNPGPVRSTSCPRARSRDNLLACNELGEKNCGPGRCLGCGSSERHLAARLSALKRRQALRGPASMFCASSVSLSEVEQRFLEAAEYGNIPEVRRMLLHVPNLNVNAVDYMGQNALQLAVANEHLEVTELLLGREDLSRVGDALLLAISKGYVRITEALLGHPSFRDFRRLIASPAQADMLDDFYAYDEDGTRFSHDVTPVILAAHCQEYEIVHALLSKGARINHPHDYFCGCDSCNYQQQFDSFSHSRSRINAYRGLASPAYLSLSSEDPVLAALELSNELASLADIEKEFKNDYCRLSNQCKDYVVGLLDLCRSTEEVEAILNGETDSEDSYEPPGRPSLARLKLAIKYELKKFVAHPNCQQQLLSIWYENLPGLRQQTTGIKLLVVLAVAVGLPWLALAYWLAPCSRVGRVMRSPFMKFVAHAASFTVFLGLLILNAADRFAGTTLLPNATHRHHPNGSRVASDPLLLYRMTTAPFTWMETLIISWVVGMIWAEVKEIWSQGPGEYLVEAWNLLDFGMLAIFLASFSCRFSALRQARLAQAYVHMHYTTLINATLPKDIHYFTQARIYWLPSDPQLVSEGLYAVAVVLSFSRIAYILPANESFGPLQISLGRTVKDIFKFMVIFILVFVAFMIGMFNLYSYYLGAKQNDAFTTLEESFKTLFWAIFGLSEVRSVVINNGHKFIENIGYVLYGIYNVTMVIVLLNMLIAMINSSFQEIEDDADVEWKFARAKLWFSYFEEGRTLPVPFNLVPSPKSLLGLVSGVRSLILEHVTGHSVEKTEMQLNELGDKNSEYGATARPSRYEKTMKRLIKRYIIKAQANRESDEITEGELKEIKQDISSLRYELLEEKAQNMETLDGLLKRLGEISASS, from the exons ATGAACCACAGGACGCTGGCGCTCCACCGGAACCCGGGACCGGTCCGCTCCACCAGCTGCCCCAGGGCCCGGAGCCGGGACAACCTGCTGGCCTGCAACGAGCTGGGGGAGAAGAACTGTGGCCCCGGACGATGCCTCGG CTGCGGCAGCTCTGAGCGGCACCTGGCGGCCCGTCTCAGCGCCCTCAAGCGGCGCCAGGCCCTGCGCGGGCCCGCCTCCATGTTCTGCGCCTCCTCCGTCAGCCTGTCGGAGGTGGAGCAGCGCTTCCTGGAGGCGGCCGAGTACGGCAACATCCCGGAGGTCCGCCGCATGCTGCTCCACGTGCCCAACCTCAACGTCAACGCCGTGGACTACATGGGccagaatgcactgcagctGGCCGTGGCCAACGAGCACCTGGAGgtgacggagctgctgctggggagGGAGGACCTGTCCAGAGTGGGGGACGCCCTGCTGTTGGCCATCA GTAAAGGCTACGTCCGGATCACGGAGGCCTTGTTGGGTCACCCCTCCTTCAGGGACTTCCGCCGCTTGATAGCGAGCCCAGCTCAGGCAGACATGCTGGACGACTTCTATGCCTACGACGAGGACGGGACGAG GTTTTCCCACGACGTGACCCCCGTGATCCTCGCCGCTCACTGCCAGGAGTACGAGATCGTCCACGCGCTGCTGAGCAAGGGCGCCCGCATCAACCACCCCCACGACTACTTCTGCGGCTGCGACTCCTGCAACTACCAGCAGCAGTTCGACTCCTTCAGCCACTCCAGGTCCAGGATCAACGCGTACCGAGGCCTCGCCAGCCCGGCCTACCTCTCCCTGTCCAGCGAGGACCCGGTCCTGGCCGCCCTGGAGCTGAGCAATGAACTGGCCTCGCTGGCCGATATCGAGAAGGAATTTAAG AACGACTACTGCAGACTGTCCAACCAGTGCAAGGACTATGTGGTGGGCCTTCTGGACCTGTGCCGCAGcacggaggaggtggaggccataCTGAACGGAGAGACCGACTCCGAGGACAGCTACGAGCCACCGGGTCGGCCCTCGCTCGCGCGGCTCAAACTAGCCATCAAGTACGAGCtcaaaaag TTTGTGGCTCACCCcaactgtcagcagcagctgctgagcatcTGGTACGAGAACCTGCCGGGTCTGAGGCAGCAGACCACCGGCATCaagctgctggtggtgctggcgGTGGCCGTGGGGCTGCCGTGGCTGGCTCTGGCCTACTGGCTGGCCCCCTGCAGCAGG GTGGGCAGAGTGATGCGCAGCCCCTTCATGAAGTTCGTGGCCCACGCAGCATCCTTCACCGTCTTCCTGGGCCTCCTCATCCTGAACGCGGCCGACCGCTTCGCCGGCACCACCCTGCTGCCCAACGCCACCCACCGCCACCACCCCAACGGCTCCAGGGTCGCGTCCGACCCGCTGCTGCTGTACCGCATGACCACCGCGCCGTTCACGTGGATGGAGACCCTCATCATCTCGTGGGTCGTGG GTATGATCTGGGCCGAGGTGAAGGAGATCTGGAGCCAGGGACCGGGCGAGTACCTGGTGGAGGCGTGGAACCTTTTGGACTTCGGGATGCTGGCCATCTTCCTCGCCTCCTTCAGCTGCCGCTTCTCAGCGCTGCGGCAGGCGAGACTGGCCCAGGCCTACGTCCACATGCACTACACCACGCTGATTAACGCCACGCTGCCCAAGGACATACACTACTTCACACAAG CGCGCATCTACTGGCTGCCGTCGGACCCCCAGCTGGTGTCGGAGGGCCTGTACGCCGTCGCCGTGGTGCTCAGCTTCTCTCGCATCGCCTACATCCTCCCGGCCAACGAGAGCTTCGGCCCCCTGCAGATCTCCTTAGGCCGGACGGTCAAAGACATCTTCAAGTTCATGGTCATCTTCATCCTGGTCTTTGTGGCCTTCATGATCGGCATGTTCAACCTGTACTCTTATTACCTGGGGGCCAAGCAGAACGATGCCTTCACCAC gctggaggagagctTCAAGACATTGTTCTGGGCTATATTTGGACTCTCTGAAGTCCGATCTGTTGTGATCAACAACGGGCACAAATTCATCGAGAACATCGGTTACGTGCTGTATGGGATTTACAACGTCACCATGGTGATAGTGCTGCTCAACATGCTCATCGCCATGATAAACAGTTCCTTCCAGGAGATTGAG gATGATGCAGATGTTGAGTGGAAGTTCGCCCGGGCCAAACTCTGGTTCTCCTACTTTGAGGAAGGAAGGACGCTCCCTGTGCCCTTTAACCTGGTCCCCAGTCCAAAGTCTCTCCTTGGACTGGTCAGCGGCGTCAGGTCCCTGATCCTGGAGCATGTGACTGGACACAGCGTGGAGAAAACTGAGATGCAGCTCAACGAG CTCGGAGACAAAAATTCTGAATATGGTGCTACTGCCAGACCAAGCAGAtatgag AAGACCATGAAGCGACTGATTAAACGTTACATCATCAAAGCCCAAGCAAACAGAGAGAGTGACGAGATCACCGAAG GCGAGCTGAAGGAGATCAAGCAGGACATCTCCAGTCTGCGAtacgagctgctggaggagaaggcgcAGAACATGGAGACGCTGGATGGACTCCTGAAGAGGCTGGGGGAGATCAGCGCGTCGTCATAG
- the angptl5 gene encoding angiopoietin-related protein 5: MWTTTVLLLLLTLGPRCTVTENITSFNQSESVGEEFSEAPVKGHKPVRGVKGRDTCSIPCDITVKLLRDEKHSVCGQLQQSLLAFGRSTRKLIRDVMEEQQRALDVLSSQVTELMTKVQTLSSEVQRSNNEMYSVKPVQSHGRDCSDIKDGLMSVVPKIPSGIYIVHPEDTDSSFEVFCEMDYMDGGWTVMQRRTDGLTDFKRPWADYADGFGNLAGEHWLGLKKVFHIVNQKDARFQLHIALVSEDDVTSYASYDDFSLDGETQFFSLRLGRYAGSAGDAFRGYDQEQNQDTAPFSASDVDNDGCEPSCSMGDRTVESCSARHNHTGWWFNRCGLANLNGCPEDAERGRGAPTRILWDTWRRGGVPHAVKAVTMKIRRIASNS; this comes from the exons ATGTGGACGACaactgtcctcctgctgctcctcacactCGGGCCTCGCTGCACA GTCACAGAAAACATAACAAGTTTTAATCAGTCAGAAAGTGTTGGCGAGGAGTTTTCCGAGGCTCCCGTCAAAGGCCACAAACCGGtcagaggggtcaaaggtcgggaCACGTGCTCCATCCCATGTGACATCACTGTCAAACTGCTGCGAGATGAGAAACATTCAGTCTGTG gccagCTACAGCAGTCTCTCTTGGCGTTCGGGCGCAGCACCAGGAAGCTGATCAGGGAcgtgatggaggagcagcagagggccCTGGACGTGCTCAGCAGTCAG GTCACTGAGCTGATGACCAAGGTGCAGACGCTGAGCTCAGAGGTGCAGAGGAGCAACAACGAGATGTACTCTGTGAAACCGGTGCAGTCCcacg GACgcgactgcagcgacatcaAGGACGGCCTCATGTCAGTCGTGCCCAAGATTCCCAGCGGCATTTACATCGTTCACCCCGAAGACACCGACTCTTCATTTGAG GTCTTCTGTGAGATGGACTACATGGACGGGGGGTGGACCGTGATGCAGCGGAGGACGGACGGGTTAACCGACTTCAAGCGCCCGTGGGCCGATTACGCTGACGGCTTTGGAAACCTCGCAG GAGAACACTGGTTGGGCCTGAAGAAGGTTTTCCACATAGTGAACCAGAAAGATGCTCGCTTCCAGCTTCACATCGCCCTGGTCTCTGAGGACGACGTCACCTCCTACGCGTCCTACGACGACTTCAGCCTGGACGGTGAAACCCAGTTCTTCAGCCTCCGCCTGGGCAGGTACGCCGGCAGCGCGGGCGACGCCTTTCGCGGCTACGaccaggagcagaaccaggacacGGCTCCGTTCAGCGCGTCGGACGTGGACAACGACGGCTGCGAGCCGTCCTGCTCCATGGGCGACCGCACGGTGGAGAGCTGCAGCGCGCGGCACAACCACACGGGCTGGTGGTTCAACCGCTGCGGCCTGGCCAACCTCAACGGCTGCCCCGAGGACGCGGAGCGGGGCCGGGGGGCGCCGACGCGCATCCTGTGGGACACGTGGCGCCGCGGCGGCGTCCCGCACGCCGTCAAGGCCGTCACGATGAAGATCAGGAGGATCGCAAGCAATAGCTGA